In Drosophila innubila isolate TH190305 chromosome 2R unlocalized genomic scaffold, UK_Dinn_1.0 1_C_2R, whole genome shotgun sequence, the following are encoded in one genomic region:
- the LOC117785983 gene encoding uncharacterized protein LOC117785983 isoform X4: protein METVVAFNNELSGLYDSRPPISKAKMAAITKSAMRAIKFYKHVVQSVEKFILKCKPEYKVPGLYVIDSIVRQSRHQYGTEKDVFAPRFQRNLTETFANLFRCAPEDKSRIIRVLNLWQKNNVFKSDVIQPIFDLADPNHPIYHQMVGPANLITAGPGPSGSSGALNLSDISSGGNAANGLNASGMSNMDLSAVVDDKLGGAMPDLSLSHEKCSSSSRRHMEQHYMKRQQHQHMSSTVSSSGSKSRFDCGPSKSHHHKYGKSSSSHDLDYEVREIIDDDDGDMMMSMGDDHHCMGDDSPSGSSNLLDNNNLKQLLNDPNVLRQLQTLQNFQKFKQQEENQKHRYQDEALQQHLQNVLKGTAGMPPGVSMGLGLNDVTDMNKDVEFISEQQPIESAALRCGWAIYRSWYVKRSCRILLANMAIL, encoded by the exons ATGGAGACGGTCGTCGCTTTCAATAATGAG CTCTCCGGGCTCTATGACAGCCGGCCTCCCATATCCAAGGCTAAAATGGCCGCCATCACAAAGTCGGCAATGcgtgcaattaaattttacaaacatGTCGTGCAGAGTGTCGAAAAGTTTATACTGAAATGCAAGCCGGAGTACAAAGTGCCAGGACTGTATGTCATAGATTCGATTGTGCGCCAGTCCCGCCATCAGTATGGCACCGAGAAGGACGTCTTTGCACCACGTTTCCAGCGCAATTTGACCGAGACATTTGCCAATCTGTTTCGCTGCGCACCCGAGGACAAGAGTCGCATTATCCGCGTACTTAACCTGTGGCAGAAGAACAATGTCTTCAAGTCGGACGTCATACAGCCCATATTTGACTTGGCCGATCCCAATCATCCCATTTACCATCAAATGGTTGGTCCGGCCAACCTCATCACTGCTGGGCCAGGACCAAGTGGTAGCAGTGGTGCCCTCAATTTATCGGACATATCGAGTGGTGGCAATGCAGCCAACGGACTAAACGCCTCCGGAATGAGCAACATGGACCTGAGCGCTGTTGTCGACGATAAGTTAGGTGGTGCCATGCCGGATCTGTCG CTAAGCCATGAGAAGTGCTCAAGCTCTAGTAGGCGGCACATGGAACAGCATTATATGAAACgtcaacagcatcagcataTGTCATCAACTGTTTCCTCTTCCGGATCAAAGAGTCGCTTTGATTGTGGCCCATCCAAGTCGCATCATCACAAGTATGGGAAGAGCAGCAGCTCCCACGATCTGGACTATGAAGTGCGCGAAATAATTGATGACGACGATGGCGACATGATGATGTCGATGGGTGATGATCATCATTGTATGGGCGATGATTCTCCATCCGGTTCATCCAATTTGCTAGat aacaacaatttgaaacaaCTGCTGAACGATCCCAATGTACTGCGTCAGTTGCAAACGCTTCAGAATTTTCAGAAATTCAAGCAGCAAGAAGAGAACCAAAAACATCGCTATCAGGATGAGGCACTGCAGCAACATTTGCAGAATGTGCTCAAG GGCACAGCTGGAATGCCGCCGGGTGTGTCCATGGGCTTGGGTCTTAATGATGTGACAGACATGAACAAGGATGTGGAGTTCATATCGGAACAACAACCCATTGAG TCTGCAGCACTACGTTGTGGGTGGGCCATCTATCGAAGCTGGTATGTCAAGAGGAGCTGTCGGATACTTTTGGCGAATATGGCGATATTGTGA